The bacterium DNA window TGGAAATCGATAGAAAAAATGACCATTGAAGATTGCATTGCTCAATGTGAAATTAGTAATATCTGGAATACTTCAATGAATGAAATAGTCCGGACAATATCTATTCCTGTAACTAAGGAAGAACCAGGAATACTTACTTTAAGTGTATTGGAAAAGAAATCATTTAATATTAAAGATATAAACGATTATCCTGAAATACAGAGGTTCCTAAAAGAACTTGACCCTCCAAAGACTCTTGCAATTGTACCATTAATCTTTAAAGAAAAGATTATAGGAGTTATAATTGCAGATAATAAATATAATAAAAAGCCAATTACTAATCTTGAAATGGAGATATTCTCACTGTTTGCTGACCAGGCATCATTTGCTGCTGCTCATCAATCAGCTATGGGTCAGTACTTATTTATTCAAATGAAAAAGAGAGTTGATCAGTTAGAAATGATTAGTAAAATAAGCAATGAATTAAATACAATTAGAGAGATGAAACAACTTTTACAGTCGGTAGTTGACACAGTTGCTGATACCTTAAAAGGTAGAATCTGTACTTTATTTTTATATAATTGTGAGAATAAAAAACTAACATTAGGAGCTGTTTATCCAAAGGGATGGTTACCTCCAGATGCTGAATATGGATTGGGCGAGAGACTCACAGGTTCAGTAGCTTTGAGTGAAAAACCAGTAATAATCAGAAATACGAAGGCAGATACTCGACATATAGGTGGTGTAGGAAAGTATCATGATTATTTAGTAAAACAAAATGAAAGTATTAAAGAGATAGAAATTAAGACATTTCTTGGTGTTTCTATTAAAAAAAACGGTAAACTTTTAGGAGTCCTTACTGTAACGAGAGAGCGTGAGTCTGAATATGATGATAAAAGTTTTACTGAAGATGATGCCATAGTGATTAAAACATTAGCAGAGCAAATTGGAATTGTTCTTGAAAATACTCGCTTATTAGATGAGTTACTTAGTGATTTAAGTCATAGATTATTGAATCCTTTATCAATAATAAAACAGTCCACTCAATTATTACAACAAGGAATTGTATCAGATGTTAAAGAACAAGAGGATTATTTTAAGGAAATAGTTAAAGAAAGTGATTATTCTATTAATCTAATTAAAAATTTATTAGATATTAAAGTGATAGAAGGTGTTAAAGATATTATTAACAAAGTCCCTCTTCAATTGAGGAAATTAATTGAAGATGTAATTACCCACTATAACCTTCCTGCACAACAGAAGGGGATAAAATTTGATATTAGTGGAATATCAGAAGATTTACCATCAATTATGGGAGACAAGGAATGGGTGTCTAAAGTCTTAGAGAATTTACTTTCCAATGCACTAAACTATTCAAATAAGGGGACTATTACAATAAGTGCAGAGGAGAAGGATGATTGGATTTGTATCTCGGTCAGCGATGAAGGAATAGGTATCCCTCCAAACGACTTATCCCATATTTTTGAAAAGTTCTATAGAGGGGGAAATGCAAAATTTGTTGAAGGGGCAGGAATTGGATTAACCTTTACAAAAAGTATTGTAGAAGCTCATGGTGGACAAATCTCAGTCACAAAAAGTGAAGTAGGTAAAGGGAGTACATTTGAATTTACTTTACCAATAATACAAACTGATAAGCAGTAATTTATTGTTTTTACAAAATAAAATAGATTTGAGAAAACCAATATAAAGGAGGAACTATACAATGCCACAAAAAAATATCTTAGTGGTGGAAGATAATCCTGTTCATTCAAGAATGATCGTGACTGTTTTAAAAAGCGAAGGTTATAATGCTGAAACAGTATTTACTGCTAAAGATGCTAAAGAGACTATTGATAGGATAGTGAAGGGAGAGAAAAAGTTTGACTTGATCACTCTGGATCTTATATTACCTGCAGAAAAAGTTGGTGAGGAAGGAGTTGAGGTAAGTGAGAAGTATGGGTATGAAATTGGTCGGCTTCTTAAAGAAAATGAGGTAACTAAAACTATTCCTATTATTGGAATTACAATTTTAGGATATAAGGAAAAGCATAAGAAAAAACTTCAAGAAATAGGAGTTGACCATTGCATTGAAAAACCTTTTGATGTCAATGATTTAAAAGATACAGTAAGGTTAATTTTAGAAAAAAGTTAATATATTATTTTCTTTAAGATATGTTTTAAAATCAAAAAGATTAAAGAGGTAAGATGTCAAATAAAAGTAACGAATATTTAATTGAACAATATGAAACTGAATTAGCAGATAGCTGGAGACAGCTAAAAGTATTCTTTACAATTAATGAAATGATTGGGCAAACTTCTGAAATAAATATTATTGAAGATATATTATCTCTATTAGTTCAGAAGTTGAATGCTGATAAAGGTATTATTTTCTTAAAGGATTTAAAAAAGGAAGTTTCAACAGAGATGAGTATAAAGTTTGTTTATAAATTGAATATAGAATTGATTGACAATCTCTCCGTTATAATTGGTTCAGGGATAGTTGGAGAAGTAGCTGAAAATAAAACTCCTGTAATTCAAAATGATAGAACTAGACTTAATAGTGATCCAATCCTTCGACAAATAAATTATGAGATTAACTCATGTCTATGTGTTCCTATTACATTATCTGGACAAATATTAGGTGTAATCTGTATTTTGAATAAGAGTTCTGGAGTAGATTTTACAGAAAGTGACGAAAGAGTAGCTTTGTCTGTTGCAGCTCAATTATCTACTATCATTAAGATTCAAAAGGAATATTTTGAGATTATTGAGGCTTTTGGTAGAACTATAGACACTAAAGATCCTTACACTTATGGACACTCTGAAAGGGTTGCTCGATATGCAGAACTTACAGCAAAGGAATTTCAGATTCCCCAGGATGATATTGAGATACTCAAAATAGCATCTCTTTTACACGATGTAGGCAAGATCTCAATCCCTGAGAAGATTCTACATAAACCCAAAGAAGAACCACTGACAGATGAAGACTGGAAGGTCATAAAAAGACATCCTATAGTTGGTGAGGATATCCTAAGTCCTATAAAAGCCCTACAAAAATTATTACCTTTAATTCGGTATCATCACGAAGATATGGACGGAGGAGGCTATGAAAAATGCAATGCTGGAGATTTATCCTTGTTAGTACGGATTTTGAGGGTAGCAGATGCGTATGATGCCATGACATCTGAACGACCATATCGGAAAGA harbors:
- a CDS encoding HD domain-containing phosphohydrolase, encoding MSNKSNEYLIEQYETELADSWRQLKVFFTINEMIGQTSEINIIEDILSLLVQKLNADKGIIFLKDLKKEVSTEMSIKFVYKLNIELIDNLSVIIGSGIVGEVAENKTPVIQNDRTRLNSDPILRQINYEINSCLCVPITLSGQILGVICILNKSSGVDFTESDERVALSVAAQLSTIIKIQKEYFEIIEAFGRTIDTKDPYTYGHSERVARYAELTAKEFQIPQDDIEILKIASLLHDVGKISIPEKILHKPKEEPLTDEDWKVIKRHPIVGEDILSPIKALQKLLPLIRYHHEDMDGGGYEKCNAGDLSLLVRILRVADAYDAMTSERPYRKEMTPDEAIKELKDNSGTQFDPEVVEKFLIVRKKNPIIP
- a CDS encoding response regulator translates to MPQKNILVVEDNPVHSRMIVTVLKSEGYNAETVFTAKDAKETIDRIVKGEKKFDLITLDLILPAEKVGEEGVEVSEKYGYEIGRLLKENEVTKTIPIIGITILGYKEKHKKKLQEIGVDHCIEKPFDVNDLKDTVRLILEKS